One segment of Panicum virgatum strain AP13 chromosome 3K, P.virgatum_v5, whole genome shotgun sequence DNA contains the following:
- the LOC120700162 gene encoding wall-associated receptor kinase 3-like, which produces HFLSIYAHPGLILALGAGIGAALLFLVLGTAFLVHKLKDRRKKSLRERFFKQNRGQLLQQLVCHRTDIAERMIVTLEELEKATNNFDKSRELGGGGHGIVYKGILSSLHVVAIKKSKIVIQREINDFINEVAILSQMNHRNIVKLLGCCLETEVPLLVYEFISNGTLHNHLHVEAPLSLSWKDRLRIAVETARALAYLHSFASMPVIHRDIKSPNILLDDNLTVKLSDFGASRYVPIDQTGVDTAVQGTYGYLDPMYYSTRHLTEKSDVYSFGVVLIELLARKKPVSYRSPEGYDLVNHFGTLLSERNLDDILDPQVSKEGGGEVIDIALLAAVCVKFVSAERPTMRHVEMALEGIYEAKVYISSDMSDDESEENYQLHDVSVGGTNLDTMSQLRRCTGGKQVGNIMATKSPGHAGAAPPYSAPSPNNLHSHRLTDARDARVLISHQGGRREVLMHEQVMWSSW; this is translated from the coding sequence CATTTTCTATCTATATACGCACACCCAGGTCTCATCCTTGCTCTTGGAGCTGGAATTGGAGCTGCGCTTCTCTTTCTAGTCCTAGGAACCGCATTTCTAGTCCATAAACTCAAGGATCGAAGGAAGAAGAGCCTAAGAGAAAGATTCTTTAAGCAAAATCGCGGACAGCTACTACAACAATTGGTATGCCACAGGACAGATATAGCTGAAAGAATGATTGTTACTTTGGAAGAGTTAGAGAAAGCCACTAACAACTTCGATAAATCTCGTGAGCTTGGTGGTGGAGGACATGGTATAGTATACAAGGGAATTTTGTCAAGTCTGCATGTTGTGGCCATTAAAAAGTCCAAGATTGTGATACAAAGAGAAATCAATGATTTCATAAACGAAGTTGCTATCCTTTCTCAGATGAACCATAGAAACATTGTGAAACTTCTTGGATGTTGCCTAGAAACAGAAGTTCCTTTGCTTGTTTACGAGTTTATTTCCAATGGCACCCTCCACAATCATCTTCATGTTGAGGCTCCATTATCATTATCTTGGAAGGATAGATTGAGAATCGCAGTTGAAACTGCTAGGGCTCTCGCATATCTCCACTCGTTCGCTTCAATGCCAGTAATCCATAGAGATATCAAGTCTCCTAACATTCTTCTCGATGATAATTTGACGGTGAAGTTGTCGGATTTTGGTGCTTCAAGATATgttccaattgatcaaacaggTGTGGATACAGCCGTGCAAGGAACATATGGGTACTTGGACCCTATGTACTATAGCACAAGGCACCTCACTGAGAAAAGCGATGTCTACAGTTTTGGTGTTGTTCTTATAGAGCTGCTTGCTAGAAAGAAACCAGTTTCTTACAGATCCCCAGAGGGTTACGACCTTGTAAATCATTTTGGAACTCTGTTGTCGGAGAGAAACTTAGATGACATTCTAGATCCACAAGTatccaaggagggaggtggagaAGTTATTGACATTGCTCTTTTGGCAGCAGTATGTGTGAAGTTTGTAAGTGCAGAGCGGCCAACGATGAGACATGTGGAGATGGCGCTTGAAGGTATCTATGAGGCAAAAGTGTACATCTCGAGTGACATGTCCGATGATGAATCTGAAGAGAACTACCAATTGCATGATGTATCTGTTGGTGGGACAAACTTGGATACTATGAGTCAGTTGCGACGATGCACAGGTGGCAAACAGGTTGGTAACATAATGGCAACAAAATCACCAGGCCACGCAGGGGCTGCCCCTCCCTATTCTGCTCCATCACCAAACAACTTGCACTCGCATCGGCTCACCGATGCTAGAGATGCTAGAGTGCTCATATCTCACCAGGGAGGCCGTAGGGAGGTTCTAATGCATGAGCAGGTGATGTGGTCTTCGTGGTGA